A stretch of Arachis hypogaea cultivar Tifrunner chromosome 15, arahy.Tifrunner.gnm2.J5K5, whole genome shotgun sequence DNA encodes these proteins:
- the LOC112750661 gene encoding TORTIFOLIA1-like protein 3 → MHRSKPTSNSNTPLKHRVLTCLTKLSDRDTHSLAVTELHAIVRTLDQRTLPLFLSCILHTTDPTDTTPLRKQCLRLLTTLSESHGNALSPYLPKILTNLVRRFRDPDSSVRTACTDSVRSLSVHVRCQSFSVFLRPLSEALFTEQEPNAQAAAAACLSSAVEASPDPDSARLAKLLPRLQKLLKLDGFKAKAAVLQLIRSIVGAGGASGAVSGLVPCLLEAIGSTNWAARKAVAEVLEKLAVVERNSLSEFKAGCLKVIENRRFDKVKLVREAMNRTIEAWKQVPDVSDEFSPHPHSQYSSKENMSSECHPQVSQNSCSPGSVMTRFRRMSASVSRSTPPDRSSAINAKKTSTLSSTKRMSSSVSRKLNNKNWDVQVVVSSDPFNSRVDQGDLQQRDEVVLERSRKDEKGRFFKSEIRRGLFENNSDDKKMHKYSGSNAGSRVVPFSEDSQDSELGGNVTKDLHKSDKQNEDLSLIRSQLLQIEKQQSSLLDLLQNFIGRSESGMRSLETRVQGLEFALDEISYDLAVSSGRMSKPGAARYACCLLPGSEILSAKFWKRTQSRYSSSQLSRSDGTQLLAAVPHRDDMNAETELRSHRLRLHSDGGSFITNPLAEINTNSKKISGFARAEPN, encoded by the exons ATGCACCGCTCTAAACCAACCTCCAACTCCAACACCCCACTGAAGCACAGGGTGCTGACATGCCTCACCAAGCTCTCCGACCGCGACACCCACTCCCTTGCCGTTACCGAGCTCCACGCCATCGTCCGTACGCTCGACCAACGCAccctccctctcttcctctcctgCATTCTTCACACAACCGACCCCACCGACACCACTCCACTCCGCAAGCAGTGCCTCCGACTCCTCACCACTCTCTCCGAATCCCACGGAAACGCCCTCTCCCCTTACCTCCCCAAGATTTTAACCAACCTCGTCCGCCGTTTCCGCGACCCGGACTCCTCCGTCAGAACTGCCTGTACGGATTCCGTTAGGTCCCTCTCCGTCCACgtcagatgccaatcattttccGTTTTCTTGAGACCGTTGTCGGAGGCGCTCTTCACCGAGCAGGAGCCCAACGCGCAAGCAGCTGCAGCGGCGTGTTTGTCGTCGGCAGTCGAGGCTTCGCCTGATCCGGACTCTGCCAGGCTCGCGAAGCTGCTTCCGAGGCTCCAGAAGCTTCTGAAGTTGGACGGGTTTAAGGCAAAGGCCGCGGTGCTACAGCTTATCCGGAGCATTGTCGGTGCCGGGGGCGCTTCCGGCGCGGTGAGTGGGTTGGTGCCTTGCTTGTTGGAGGCGATCGGCAGTACGAACTGGGCGGCCAGGAAAGCCGTGGCGGAGGTGCTGGAGAAGCTGGCGGTGGTGGAGAGGAACTCTCTGTCTGAGTTTAAGGCGGGGTGCTTGAAAGTCATTGAGAATCGCCGGTTCGACAAG GTGAAGTTAGTTAGGGAAGCTATGAATCGGACAATAGAGGCGTGGAAACAGGTTCCTGATGTCTCGGATGAATTCTCTCCCCATCCTCACTCGCAGTATTCTTCAAAAG AGAATATGAGCAGTGAGTGTCATCCTCAGGTGTCTCAGAATTCGTGTAGTCCTGGTTCAGTGATGACTAGGTTCAGGAGGATGTCAGCGTCTGTTAGTAGATCAACTCCTCCAGATAGATCTTCTGCTATAAATGCTAAGAAGACAAGCACTTTAAGTAGCACCAAAAGAATGAGTTCAAGTGTTTCGCGTAAACTGAACAATAAGAATTGGGACGTTCAAGTTGTTGTCTCAAGTGATCCCTTCAATTCCAGGGTTGATCAGGGTGATCTTCAGCAAAGGGATGAAGTTGTGTTGGAAAGAAGCAGAAAGGATGAAAAGGGTAGATTTTTTAAGTCAGAAATTAGACGGGGTCTGTTTGAGAACAATTCGGATGACAAGAAGATGCATAAATACAGTGGGTCTAATGCTGGATCTCGTGTGGTTCCATTTTCTGAAGATAGTCAAGATTCGGAACTTGGTGGTAATGTGACTAAAGATCTCCATAAGAGTGACAAACAGAATGAGGATTTATCGTTGATCCGTAGCCAGTTACTTCAAATTGAGAAGCAACAGTCAAGCTTACTTGATCTTCTTCAG AATTTCATTGGGAGATCCGAGAGTGGAATGCGTTCTCTGGAGACTCGTGTGCAAGGCCTCGAGTTTGCGTTGGATGAGATCTCTTATGATTTGGCCGTATCAAGTGGAAGAATGTCTAAACCTGGTGCTGCTAGATATGCATGTTGCTTGCTACCAGGTTCTGAAATTTTAAGCGCTAAGTTCTGGAAGAGAACACAGAGCCGGTATTCGTCCTCCCAATTATCTAGATCTGACGGCACCCAATTGCTTGCCGCCGTCCCCCACCGAGATGACATGAATGCTGAAACTGAGTTGAGAAGCCATAGACTCAGGCTTCATAGCGATGGAGGAAGCTTCATAACCAATCCTCTAGCAGAGATTAATACTAATTCCAAGAAGATATCTGGTTTTGCAAGAGCAGAGCCAAATTAA
- the LOC112750662 gene encoding protein EDS1L has translation MAEGSLSNMIGVKDEVVKKACAAAVKANKSPEKPFVLEKIKVSSEAVNIFAFPASWRVANLYASNGKPFGETKINVEQFPSLRSVGNDEAALVNEASLTRFQLVMSNPTLQNEVSKAITEGKQIIFTGHSSGASMANLITFWTLEEYLNPNKNQHYRPPICITFGAPLIGNHIFSHATNRENWSRYFVHFVLRFDIVPRISLAPFTSIERMFGTILQLFATSRLSALDPTRASAASEFYTTVMRNAATVTSHAACILKGSTNLLLETVTNFVDLSPYRPFGTFVFCAGNGQLTVIRNADAVLQVLFHAAQTSDLSQVSDVAKSSILQHQIQNYEAELQDSLMMQNVVCLDQLERLPLSADGSNSDVVTALDGLGMNPKARLCLRAAGELQKQKLRNEKKISHEINTKALPSMNDLEEYKASCALNRGYFDAFKVQKEPRDFQANVKRLVLAGVWDETIEMLKRYELPDDFEGKKDWIDLGTSFRRLVEPLDIANYYRHLKNEDTGPYMIKARPKRYRYTQRWLEHANRTPKAVITESTFWAEVEELCSWTSTNKPFEDVKERVVQLEQNIKRWIEKGEITKDVLLRDPTFVNLWENLPREHKATTSCIANIIV, from the exons ATGGCTGAAGGGTCTCTTTCAAACATGATAGGAGTGAAAGATGAGGTTGTCAAGAAGGCTTGTGCTGCGGCCGTTAAAGCTAACAAGTCACCAGAAAAACCTTTTGTTCTTGAGAAGATAAAGGTTTCTTCAGAAGCCGTTAATATTTTTGCTTTTCCGGCATCATGGCGTGTCGCGAATTTGTATGCTTCCAATGGCAAACCATTTGGGGAAACCAAGATAAATGTTGAACAGTTTCCATCACTCAGAAGCGTTGGTAACGATGAAGCCGCTTTGGTCAATGAAGCCTCTTTGACAAGATTCCAATTGGTTATGAGCAATCCCACACTCCAAAACGAG GTGAGTAAAGCAATCACAGAAGGGAAGCAAATAATATTTACGGGTCACTCCTCAGGTGCTTCAATGGCCAATCTTATAACATTTTGGACCTTGGAAGAGTACCTTAACCCAAACAAGAACCAACACTACAGGCCTCCCATCTGTATCACTTTTGGAGCTCCCTTAATTGGCAATCACATATTTTCTCATGCTACTAATAGAGAAAATTGGTCTCGTTATTTTGTACACTTTGTTCTGAGATTTGACATAGTGCCGCGGATTTCGCTTGCACCTTTCACTTCTATTGAACGAATGTTTGGCACAATTCTTCAACTCTTTGCAACCAGTAGGCTTTCAGcacttgatccaacaagagccaGCGCGGCTTCTGAGTTCTACACCACTGTGATGAGGAATGCAGCGACTGTCACAAGCCATGCTGCTTGTATTTTAAAAGGCAGCACAAATTTGCTGCTTGAGACTGTGACAAATTTTGTTGACTTGAGCCCTTATAGGCCTTTTGGAACCTTCGTCTTCTGTGCAGGAAATGGACAGCTAACTGTGATAAGAAACGCTGATGCTGTTCTGCAAGTCTTGTTCCACGCTGCCCAGACGAGTGATTTGTCGCAAGTTTCGGATGTTGCCAAGAGTAGCATACTACAGCATCAAATTCAAAACTATGAAGCTGAATTGCAGGATAGCTTGATGATGCAGAATGTAGTGTGCTTAGATCAACTAGAGAGGCTTCCTTTGTCTGCTGATGGTTCTAATTCTGATGTTGTGACAGCATTAGATGGCCTTGGAATG AACCCAAAGGCTAGACTGTGCCTCCGAGCGGCAGGTGAGTTGCAAAAGCAAAAACTAAGGAATGAGAAGAAAATCAGCCACGAGATAAACACGAAAGCTCTGCCAAGCATGAATGATTTGGAAGAATACAAAGCATCATGTGCGTTGAACAGGGGATACTTTGATGCCTTCAAGGTGCAAAAGGAACCAAGAGACTTCCAAGCAAATGTGAAAAGGTTGGTGCTTGCAGGGGTGTGGGATGAGACCATTGAAATGCTAAAAAGGTATGAACTCCCGGATGACTTCGAAGGCAAGAAAGATTGGATTGACCTAGGAACGAGCTTTCGCCGCCTTGTGGAGCCGCTAGACATTGCCAACTATTATCGCCACCTCAAGAATGAAGATACAGGACCTTACATGATCAAGGCTAGGCCAAAAAGGTACAGGTATACTCAGAGGTGGCTAGAGCATGCTAACAGGACTCCGAAAGCTGTTATCACGGAATCCACCTTCTGGGCCGAGGTGGAAGAGCTTTGCAGCTGGACTAGCACCAATAAACCGTTTGAGGATGTTAAGGAGAGGGTTGTGCAACTAGAACAAAACATTAAACGATGGATTGAGAAAGGGGAAATAACTAAGGATGTGTTACTAAGGGATCCTACCTTTGTGAACTTATGGGAGAATCTACCTAGGGAACACAAGGCAACAACATCATGCATTGCTAATATCATTGTGTGA